One region of Esox lucius isolate fEsoLuc1 chromosome 17, fEsoLuc1.pri, whole genome shotgun sequence genomic DNA includes:
- the mfap2 gene encoding microfibrillar-associated protein 2 isoform X2: MRVLLLLSMPVLLLAQPPLYQEPFPFLEDYGPDYFPEAEVQQQVLLQGPRPFPGSEHPGPSEPETEPTEPGPLDCREEQYPCTRLYSVHKPCKQCLNSLCFYSLRRVYLINKEVCVRTVCAHEELLRADMCRDQFSRCGVAAVSGQCGVLGSSCGKSCGGC; this comes from the exons ATGAGAGTCCTTCTGCTACTCTCCATGCCAG TCCTCCTACTAGCCCAGCCTCCACTCTACCAAGAACCCTTTCCTTTCCTGG AGGACTATGGCCCTGATTATTTCCCTG AGGCGGAAGTTCAGCAGCAGGTTCTGTTACAGGGTCCCCGACCATTCCCTGGGTCTGAACATCCAGGTCCTTCTG AGCCAGAGACAGAACCCACAGAACCGGGCCCTCTGG ATTGCCGGGAGGAGCAGTACCCCTGCACCAGACTTTACTCTGTTCACAAGCCATGCAAACAGTGCCTGAATAGCCTCTGTTTTTACAG CTTACGAAGGGTGTATTTGATCAACAAGGAGGTGTGTGTCAGGACCGTGTGTGCTCACGAAGAGCTTCTAAGAG cTGACATGTGCCGTGACCAGTTTTCTCGTTGTGGCGTAGCGGCAGTGAGTGGCCAGTGTGGGGTGCTGGGGAGCAGCTGTGGGAAGAGCTGTGGTGGCTGTTGA